A genome region from Panthera leo isolate Ple1 chromosome A2, P.leo_Ple1_pat1.1, whole genome shotgun sequence includes the following:
- the GP9 gene encoding platelet glycoprotein IX produces the protein MPAWGALLLLWAAAEATKDCPAECTCQALETMGLSVDCRGRGLTALPALPTQTRHLLLANNSLSSVPPGAFDHLPQLQVLDVTQNPWHCDCSLTYLRLWLEDRTPEALLHVRCASPKLATAHPLGQLTGYELGSCGWHLQASWAYPGFWQDVALVVVATLGLALLAGLLCTATETLD, from the coding sequence ATGCCTGCCTGGGGGGCCCTGTTGCTGCTCTGGGCTGCCGCAGAGGCCACCAAGGACTGCCCGGCGGAGTGCACCTGCCAGGCCCTGGAAACCATGGGGCTGTCGGTGgactgcagggggcgggggctcaCGGCCCTGCCCGCCCTGCCCACCCAGACCCGCCACCTCCTGCTGGCCAATAACAGCCTTAGCTCCGTGCCTCCGGGTGCCTTCGACCACCTGCCCCAGCTACAGGTCCTCGACGTGACGCAGAACCCCTGGCACTGCGACTGCAGTCTCACCTACCTGCGTCTCTGGCTGGAGGACCGCACGCCCGAGGCCCTGCTGCACGTCCGCTGCGCCAGCCCCAAGCTCGCCACCGCCCACCCCCTGGGCCAGCTCACGGGCTATGAGCTGGGCAGCTGCGGCTGGCACCTGCAGGCATCCTGGGCCTACCCGGGCTTCTGGCAGGACGTGGCGCTGGTGGTCGTGGCCACGCTGGGCCTGGCTCTCCTGGCTGGCCTGCTGTGCACCGCCACAGAGACCCTGGACTGA